The Coffea eugenioides isolate CCC68of chromosome 8, Ceug_1.0, whole genome shotgun sequence genome has a segment encoding these proteins:
- the LOC113780565 gene encoding viridiflorene synthase-like, giving the protein MASTQASFHSNSLQETVRPLAAFPENIWSDRIAPFTPDKEEHEMYEREIEMLKAEVNSTLLATGKTMMERFDFIDKIERLGVPHHFDIEIENQLQEFFNVYTNFGEYSAYDLSSAALQFRLFRQHGFNVSCGIFDQFTDAEGKFKESLCYDTRGLLSLYEASHVRTHGDEILEEALAFTTTHLTSGGPHLDSTPAKQVKYALEQPLHKGIPRYEAWRYISIYEEDESHNKVLLRLAKLDYHLLQMSYKEDLCEITRWGKELESVSKFPYARSRFVECYFWAVGALYEPQYSLARMTTAKAGAVLTMIDDIYDAYGTLDELQILTSSVESHILPACQSTVAGDFIRNSARSPRIDSQGVRIRLAQYQKQQIQEGTGCQCPKFRALLVPVEDEINELPQQWRTTEMLGLWKNYMRTSFTQSRWFFTNKLPSFADYLSNGAITIGAILVSSAALLYMDCALEDVINWLSTNPKLMAAYSTHMRLMNDFGGHKFDKERGSGTALECYMKDYNVSEEEAARKFREMWEDTWKVMNEECLRPTPIPRDVLKMLLNITRVSETVYKHRIDGFTQPHAIEDHIRAMLVDFMSI; this is encoded by the exons ATGGCGTCAACTCAAGCTTCTTTCCACTCAAACAGCCTACAAGAGACCGTCCGCCCGTTAGCAGCCTTTCCGGAAAACATTTGGTCTGATCGTATCGCTCCGTTTACTCCCGATAAGGAG GAACATGAAATGTATGAAAGAGAGATTGAAATGTTGAAGGCAGAAGTGAATAGCACGCTTTTGGCAACCGGAAAGACCATGATGGAGAGATTCGACTTTATAGACAAAATAGAACGACTTGGTGTCCCGCATCACTTTGATATCGAGATTGAAAACCAACTACAAGAATTCTTTAATGTGTATACCAACTTTGGGGAGTATTCAGCTTATGATTTATCTAGTGCAGCGCTTCAATTCCGACTTTTTAGACAGCATGGTTTCAATGTCTCTTGTG GCATCTTTGACCAATTCACTGATGCTGAGGGTAAGTTCAAGGAATCCTTATGCTATGACACAAGGGGTTTGTTGAGTCTATATGAAGCTAGTCATGTTAGAACACATGGAGACGAAATTTTAGAAGAAGCTCTTGCTTTCACAACCACTCATCTGACGTCTGGAGGACCCCATTTGGATTCTACTCCTGCAAAACAAGTGAAATATGCCCTTGAGCAGCCGTTGCATAAGGGCATCCCTAGATACGAGGCCTGGCGTTACATCTCCATCTATGAGGAAGATGAATCTCACAATAAAGTATTGCTGAGGCTAGCCAAGTTGGATTACCACTTGTTGCAGATGTCATATAAAGAAGACCTTTGTGAGATAACAAG GTGGGGAAAGGAATTGGAGAGTGTATCGAAATTTCCATATGCAAGGAGCAGATTTGTGGAATGCTACTTCTGGGCTGTTGGAGCCTTGTATGAACCTCAGTACTCTCTTGCTCGAATGACTACAGCGAAAGCAGGAGCCGTTCTTACAATGATCGATGACATCTATGATGCTTATGGCACTCTTGATGAACTTCAAATTCTTACAAGCTCCGTGGAAAG CCACATTCTGCCTGCCTGCCAGTCAACCGTTGCTGGAGATTTCATCCGAAATTCAGCTAGATCCCCAAGGATAGATTCTCAAGGTGTCCGAATTAGGCTAGCTCAATATCAAAAGCAGCAAATACAAGAAGGCACAGGCTGTCAATGTCCCAAATTTAGAGCTCTGTTAGTTCCAGTGGAAGATGAGATCAATGAATTACCTCAGCAATGGCGGACAACTGAGATGCTTGGACTG TGGAAAAATTACATGAGGACAAGCTTCACTCAGTCTAGGTGGTTCTTCACAAACAAATTGCCTTCTTTTGCTGATTACCTGAGCAATGGTGCGATCACAATCGGAGCTATTCTTGTATCATCAGCAGCTCTCTTGTACATGGATTGTGCCTTAGAGGATGTTATCAACTGGCTGTCAACTAATCCAAAACTTATGGCTGCTTACTCAACACATATGCGATTGATGAATGATTTTGGAGGTCACAAG TTCGACAAAGAAAGGGGCAGTGGCACAGCGCTTGAATGCTACATGAAGGACTATAATGTATCGGAGGAAGAGGCAGCCAGGAAGTTTCGAGAGATGTGGGAGGATACTTGGAAGGTTATGAACGAGGAATGCTTGAGGCCTACTCCCATTCCAAGGGATGTTCTCAAAATGCTTCTCAACATCACAAGAGTAAGTGAAACCGTTTACAAGCACCGAATAGATGGATTCACTCAGCCACATGCCATTGAAGACCATATAAGGGCAATGCTTGTGGATTTCATGTCTATTTGA
- the LOC113780566 gene encoding uncharacterized protein LOC113780566, with protein sequence MNNEHTNCSHVWKNKNISAKWLANKYMERFRCNVEMPPRLLRQIVDEDFKAEISKWVAYNAMAIAKKEIQGNAKKQYKDIWRYCAEIKRTHPNTTMEVMFTPFRQPGCNPKFMRLYCCLGPLKQGFLDGCRSIIGVDGCHIKAEYRGQLLTAIGVDPNNGWWPIAWTVVEREATEQWKWFFELLKNDLQIENGYSYTFVSDQQKGLDRALSEVLPNSEHRYCCSISSTTEGLFKKAATDLKKFDKEAYEWVKKAPHPSHWSIHRNNGDPYKEVYDCYNRDLFLKIYKNVLYPINGQVMWPETDGVDLDPPERIVQPGRPKKARRKDPTETQKTGNRLRRRIVIHCRKCGVAGHNAAGYKVQQQDMNQQQNQQN encoded by the exons ATGAATAATGAGCACACAAACTGTAGTCATGTATGGAAGAACAAAAATATTTCTGCTAAGTGGCTTGCAAACAAGTACATGGAGAGGTTTAGATGTAATGTTGAAATGCCTCCAAGATTATTAAGACAAATAGTTGATGAGGActtcaaagctgaaatttcaaaatgggTGGCATACAATGCAATGGCAATTGCTAAAAAAGAGATTCAAGGGAATGCAAAGAAGCAATATAAGGACATATGGAGATATTGTGCAGAAATTAAAAGGACACACCCAAATACCACAATGGAAGTTATGTTTACTCCCTTCAGACAACCTGGATGCAACCCAAAATTTATGAGACTTTATTGCTGTTTGGGACCATTAAAACAAGGCTTTCTTGACGGTTGTAGGTCCATTATTGGGGTTGATGGATGCCACATAAAGGCTGAATATCGGGGACAGCTGTTGACTGCTATTGGAGTAGATCCCAACAATGGATGGTGGCCCATTGCTTGGACAGTGGTTGAGAGGGAAGCAACTGAACAGTGGAAATGGTTTTTTGAGCTGCTGAAGAATGATTTGCAGATTGAAAATGGGTATAGCTACACATTTGTTTCTGACCAACAGAAG GGTCTTGATCGAGCATTATCTGAGGTACTACCAAACAGTGAGCACAGATACTGTTGCAGCATTT CAAGTACTACTGAGGGACTATTCAAGAAAGCAGCAACAGATCTGAAAAAATTTGACAAGGAAGCATATGAATGGGTGAAGAAAGCACCACATCCCAGTCATTGGT CAATTCATAGAAATAATGGCGACCCCTATAAAGAGGTGTATGACTGCTACAACAGAGATCTGTTtctaaaaatttataaaaatgttTTGTATCCTATCAATGGACAAGTAATGTGGCCCGAAACTGATGGGGTGGATCTTGATCCACCAGAAAGGATAGTGCAACCTGGCAGACCTAAGAAGGCCAGGAGAAAAGATCCTACTGAAACTCAAAAGACTGGAAACAGGTTGCGGAGAAGGATAGTCATCCATTGCAGAAAATGTGGTGTTGCCGGCCATAATGCAGCTGGTTACAAGGTGCAGCAACAAGACATGAACCAACAACAGAATCAGCAGAACTAG